From Actinopolymorpha cephalotaxi, one genomic window encodes:
- a CDS encoding DUF3117 domain-containing protein yields MAAMKPRTGDGPLEVTKEGRGIVMRVPLEGGGRLVVELSADEARELGDALKSVVG; encoded by the coding sequence ATGGCGGCCATGAAGCCGCGGACGGGCGACGGACCGCTTGAGGTCACCAAGGAGGGGCGGGGCATCGTGATGCGCGTGCCACTCGAAGGTGGCGGGCGGCTCGTCGTCGAGCTCTCGGCCGACGAGGCCCGCGAGCTCGGTGACGCGCTCAAGTCGGTCGTGGGCTAG
- the folP gene encoding dihydropteroate synthase — MLRLGGREFGAGEYAVMAIVNRTPDSFFDAGATFAEDAALDRVAAVVAYGADIVDIGGVKAGHGAEVGVAEELARTAPFVAEVRARHPDLVISVDTWRAPVARELCAAGADLINDTWSGADPGLPEVAAEFGTGLVCSHTGGLPPRTDPHRVAYADVVADVVARVTELAERAVAAGVRRDGILVDPTHDFGKNTWHSLEVTRRLDELVATGWPVLVALSRKDFVGETLDLPVGERLPGTLAATAVSAWQGARVFRAHDVRETRQVLDMVASIRGARPPARPRRGLA; from the coding sequence ATGTTGCGGCTGGGCGGGCGGGAGTTCGGCGCCGGGGAGTACGCCGTGATGGCGATCGTGAACCGTACGCCGGACTCGTTCTTCGACGCGGGTGCGACGTTCGCCGAGGACGCGGCCCTGGACCGGGTGGCGGCCGTGGTCGCCTACGGCGCCGACATCGTCGACATCGGCGGGGTCAAGGCCGGGCACGGCGCGGAGGTCGGGGTGGCCGAGGAACTCGCCCGGACCGCGCCCTTCGTCGCCGAGGTCCGGGCACGCCACCCCGACCTGGTGATCAGCGTGGACACCTGGCGCGCACCGGTCGCCCGGGAGCTGTGCGCCGCCGGGGCGGACCTGATCAACGACACCTGGTCCGGCGCCGATCCGGGCCTGCCGGAGGTGGCCGCGGAGTTCGGCACCGGGCTGGTCTGCTCGCACACCGGCGGCCTGCCCCCGCGTACGGACCCGCACCGGGTGGCCTACGCCGACGTGGTCGCCGACGTGGTGGCCAGGGTGACCGAGCTCGCCGAGCGGGCGGTCGCGGCGGGGGTGCGCCGGGACGGGATCCTGGTCGACCCGACCCACGACTTCGGCAAGAACACCTGGCACTCCCTCGAGGTCACCCGCCGGCTGGACGAGCTCGTGGCCACCGGCTGGCCCGTCCTGGTCGCGCTGTCCCGCAAGGACTTCGTCGGGGAGACGCTGGACCTGCCCGTCGGCGAGCGGCTGCCCGGAACGCTGGCCGCCACCGCCGTCTCGGCGTGGCAGGGCGCGCGAGTCTTCCGTGCCCATGACGTACGCGAGACCCGGCAGGTGCTGGACATGGTGGCCTCGATCCGCGGCGCCCGCCCGCCCGCGCGTCCACGCCGCGGGCTGGCCTGA
- a CDS encoding RidA family protein, with the protein MARRRVASGNELEREYGYSRAVSIGNRVLVAGTAPVWEDGEVDPDPGVQAFRCIEIILTALAQVGAGPEHVVRTRMYVTDAAHADAVGRVHGKVFGEIRPVTSMVVVAGLLDPRWKVEIEAEAMMLNERTKWGRVIGGR; encoded by the coding sequence GTGGCCCGTCGAAGAGTTGCGTCCGGGAACGAACTCGAGCGCGAGTACGGCTACAGCCGGGCGGTGTCGATCGGCAACCGCGTGCTGGTCGCCGGCACCGCACCGGTTTGGGAGGACGGCGAGGTCGACCCCGATCCCGGGGTGCAGGCGTTCCGCTGCATCGAGATCATCCTGACCGCGCTCGCCCAGGTCGGCGCGGGACCCGAGCACGTCGTCCGCACCCGGATGTACGTCACCGACGCGGCCCACGCCGACGCGGTGGGCCGGGTGCACGGCAAGGTGTTCGGCGAGATCCGCCCGGTCACCTCGATGGTGGTCGTCGCCGGCCTGCTCGACCCGCGCTGGAAGGTCGAGATCGAGGCCGAGGCGATGATGCTGAACGAACGCACCAAGTGGGGCCGCGTCATCGGCGGCCGCTGA
- the dapE gene encoding succinyl-diaminopimelate desuccinylase — protein MPSLDLHTDVVSLTRALVDVESVSGNERALADAVEAALSGLSHLETRRFGNTVVARTELSRPERVVVAGHLDTVPEAGNLPSRLVEDRVYGLGACDMKGGVAVALRLAATLTEPVRDVTYVFYDCEEIEAEKNGLGRLAHTSPEVLAADFAVLMEPSSAQVEGGCQGTLRAEILLRGTRSHSARAWMGANAIHAAAPVLTRLAEYKPRQVPVDGLVYREGLNAVGIAGGVAGNVIPDECRVTVNYRFAPDRSEAEAFAHVQETFAGYVVELRDSAPAAAPGLDRPAAAAFIEALGVQPHPKFGWTDVARFAELGVPAVNYGPGESALAHTRDEYVRVAELHSCEDRMGAWLRG, from the coding sequence ATGCCGAGTCTGGATCTCCACACCGACGTCGTGAGCCTCACCCGCGCCCTGGTCGACGTCGAGTCCGTGAGCGGGAACGAACGCGCACTGGCCGACGCGGTGGAGGCGGCGCTGTCCGGTCTGTCCCACCTGGAGACGCGGCGGTTCGGCAACACCGTGGTAGCCCGGACGGAGCTGTCCCGGCCCGAGCGCGTCGTCGTCGCCGGCCACCTGGACACCGTTCCGGAGGCGGGCAACCTCCCGTCCCGGCTGGTCGAGGACCGTGTGTACGGCCTCGGCGCCTGCGACATGAAGGGCGGCGTCGCGGTGGCGCTGCGACTGGCCGCCACGCTCACCGAGCCGGTTCGTGACGTGACGTACGTCTTCTACGACTGCGAGGAGATCGAGGCGGAGAAGAACGGCCTCGGCCGGCTGGCGCACACCTCGCCGGAGGTGCTGGCCGCCGACTTCGCCGTCCTGATGGAGCCCTCCAGCGCCCAGGTGGAGGGTGGCTGCCAGGGCACGCTGCGGGCCGAGATCCTGCTGCGGGGCACCCGGTCGCACAGTGCCCGGGCGTGGATGGGCGCCAACGCCATCCACGCGGCCGCGCCGGTGCTGACCCGGCTGGCCGAGTACAAACCGCGCCAGGTCCCGGTCGACGGCCTCGTCTACCGCGAGGGGCTGAACGCCGTGGGGATCGCCGGTGGCGTCGCCGGCAACGTGATCCCGGACGAGTGCCGGGTCACCGTCAACTACCGCTTCGCGCCGGACCGTTCCGAGGCGGAGGCGTTCGCCCACGTGCAGGAGACGTTCGCGGGGTACGTCGTCGAGCTGCGCGACTCCGCCCCGGCGGCGGCGCCCGGGCTGGACCGCCCGGCGGCCGCCGCCTTCATCGAGGCGCTGGGGGTCCAGCCGCACCCGAAGTTCGGCTGGACCGACGTGGCGAGGTTCGCCGAGCTGGGCGTGCCCGCCGTCAACTACGGGCCGGGGGAGTCCGCGCTCGCGCACACCCGCGACGAGTACGTCCGGGTCGCCGAACTCCACTCGTGCGAGGACCGCATGGGAGCCTGGCTTCGGGGCTGA
- the dapD gene encoding 2,3,4,5-tetrahydropyridine-2,6-dicarboxylate N-succinyltransferase, giving the protein MTDTPGAWGFGLATTTHDGKVLDTWYPAPALGAPGSGDERPPSELVALEGEDDARRVRTTVVHTVLADLDSPPADAADAYLRLHLLSHRLVRPREANLDGIFGVLANVVWTSAGPCAVDDFEQTRLRLRAGGRAVTVYGVDKFPRMVDYVLPAGVRIADADRVRLGAHLAEGTTVMHEGFVNYNAGTLGASMVEGRISAGVVVEDGSDIGGGASVMGTLSGGGTEVVSIGKRCLLGANAGVAISLGDDCVVEAGCYVTTNSKVKMPDGEIVKARELSGTPGLLFWRNSLSGALEALPRRTGGVELNAALHSNG; this is encoded by the coding sequence ATGACTGACACACCTGGTGCCTGGGGCTTCGGACTAGCGACGACGACCCACGACGGCAAGGTCCTCGACACCTGGTATCCCGCGCCCGCCCTGGGCGCGCCCGGGTCGGGCGACGAGCGGCCACCGTCCGAGCTCGTGGCGCTGGAGGGCGAGGACGACGCGCGGCGCGTCCGCACGACCGTCGTCCACACCGTGCTCGCCGACCTCGACTCACCTCCCGCCGACGCGGCCGACGCCTACCTCCGGCTGCACCTGCTGTCCCACCGGCTGGTCCGCCCGCGCGAGGCCAACCTGGACGGCATCTTCGGCGTACTGGCCAACGTGGTGTGGACCAGCGCCGGCCCCTGCGCGGTGGACGACTTCGAGCAGACCCGGCTGCGGCTGCGGGCCGGCGGGCGCGCGGTCACGGTGTACGGCGTGGACAAGTTCCCCCGGATGGTCGACTACGTGCTGCCGGCGGGAGTACGCATCGCCGACGCCGACCGGGTGCGCCTGGGCGCCCACCTGGCCGAGGGCACCACGGTGATGCACGAGGGCTTCGTCAACTACAACGCCGGCACCCTCGGCGCCTCCATGGTCGAGGGCCGCATCTCCGCGGGCGTGGTGGTGGAGGACGGCTCCGACATCGGCGGCGGCGCGTCCGTCATGGGCACGCTGTCCGGTGGCGGCACCGAGGTCGTCTCCATCGGCAAGCGGTGCCTGCTGGGCGCGAACGCCGGCGTCGCCATCTCCCTCGGTGACGACTGCGTGGTCGAGGCCGGCTGCTACGTCACCACCAACTCCAAGGTGAAGATGCCCGACGGCGAGATCGTCAAGGCGCGGGAGCTGTCCGGCACTCCGGGCCTGCTCTTCTGGCGCAACAGCCTCTCCGGAGCGCTCGAGGCCCTCCCTCGCAGGACCGGAGGGGTCGAGCTCAACGCCGCGTTGCACTCCAACGGCTGA
- a CDS encoding DivIVA domain-containing protein encodes MTWLWVVLVLVVLGSTAAVAVGRGGAMARAYPDRREVRLPADRPVRASDLDDVRFSVVLRGYRMDEVDDVISRIGRDLSEREERVADREREVAESERWRHDRLDDRLDDRLDDRLDDRLDDRLDPDERPAPPAPADEPAGDQGER; translated from the coding sequence ATGACCTGGTTGTGGGTCGTCCTCGTGCTGGTCGTGCTCGGATCAACCGCCGCGGTGGCGGTCGGGCGCGGCGGTGCGATGGCGCGCGCCTATCCCGACCGACGGGAGGTCCGGCTGCCTGCCGACCGTCCGGTCCGCGCGAGCGACCTCGACGACGTGCGGTTCTCCGTCGTGCTGCGCGGCTACCGCATGGACGAGGTGGACGACGTGATCTCGCGGATCGGCCGCGACCTGTCCGAGCGGGAGGAGCGGGTGGCCGACCGCGAGCGGGAGGTCGCCGAGAGCGAGCGCTGGCGGCACGACCGGCTGGACGACCGGCTGGACGACCGGCTGGACGACCGGCTGGACGACCGGCTGGACGACCGGCTGGACCCGGACGAGCGGCCCGCTCCGCCCGCTCCGGCGGACGAACCCGCCGGCGACCAGGGCGAGCGATGA
- a CDS encoding DUF308 domain-containing protein codes for MSGNPGNPGTDVVEEGPRPRRAGRADSGSGSGSDSGSATRAQPLRRAPRPGVETWAHLAALGGWTLVFGLLVLAWPRLPVVEFQTLVGGWFFAVGTTRLATTMLVAGRARLSGESVYSALLGVLLVASSALCLRGLVTTVVLLVVLVALHWLLSGFGELMAALAGRPGGRGWQFVAGLVAVGVGVAFLLLPDLSLSTVVPMTAVSSLGAAGVQIVAAFAMRPVPAPVSAPM; via the coding sequence ATGTCCGGCAACCCGGGCAATCCCGGCACCGACGTCGTGGAGGAGGGTCCGCGGCCCCGGCGGGCCGGACGGGCCGATTCCGGCTCCGGCTCCGGCTCGGATTCCGGCTCCGCGACCCGGGCGCAGCCGCTCCGGAGGGCGCCCCGCCCCGGCGTGGAGACCTGGGCGCACCTGGCCGCGCTCGGCGGGTGGACGCTGGTGTTCGGTCTGCTGGTGCTGGCCTGGCCGCGGCTCCCGGTGGTGGAGTTCCAGACGCTCGTCGGCGGCTGGTTCTTCGCCGTGGGCACCACCCGGCTGGCCACGACCATGCTGGTGGCCGGGCGGGCCCGCCTGTCGGGTGAGTCGGTGTACTCCGCCCTGCTCGGCGTACTCCTCGTCGCGTCCTCGGCCCTGTGCCTGCGCGGCCTGGTGACCACCGTGGTCCTGCTCGTGGTCCTGGTCGCGCTGCACTGGCTGCTGAGCGGGTTCGGCGAGCTGATGGCGGCGCTGGCCGGGCGGCCCGGCGGGCGCGGCTGGCAGTTCGTCGCCGGGCTGGTCGCGGTGGGCGTGGGGGTGGCGTTCCTGCTGCTGCCCGACCTGTCGCTGTCGACCGTGGTGCCGATGACCGCGGTGAGCTCGCTCGGGGCGGCCGGGGTGCAGATCGTGGCGGCGTTCGCGATGCGGCCGGTCCCGGCTCCGGTGTCTGCCCCGATGTAG
- a CDS encoding DNA-3-methyladenine glycosylase I, with protein MTAVTAVTGPDGLLRCSWATSAPDYIAYHDLEWGRPIRDDRGLFERMTLEAFQSGLSWLTILRKRPAFRTAFAGFDIAAVAGFGDADVHRLLADAGIVRNTAKINAAIRNARAAHDLPGGLAALLWSFAPDPATRPAPCTSADVPATTAESKAMAKALKRNGFTFVGPTTCYALMQATGMVDDHLLECVARGPAAGDVPAEDLSAGASSVKPRE; from the coding sequence ATGACGGCCGTGACCGCGGTGACCGGTCCGGACGGGCTGTTGCGGTGTTCCTGGGCGACCTCGGCGCCCGACTACATCGCCTACCACGACCTGGAGTGGGGCCGGCCGATCCGCGACGACCGCGGCTTGTTCGAACGCATGACGCTGGAGGCGTTCCAGTCCGGGCTGTCCTGGCTGACGATCCTGCGCAAGCGGCCGGCGTTCCGGACGGCGTTCGCCGGCTTCGACATCGCCGCCGTGGCCGGGTTCGGCGACGCCGACGTGCACCGCCTGCTGGCCGACGCCGGCATCGTCCGCAACACCGCCAAGATCAACGCCGCGATCCGCAACGCCCGGGCGGCCCACGACCTGCCCGGTGGGCTGGCGGCGCTGCTCTGGTCGTTCGCCCCCGACCCGGCGACCCGGCCCGCGCCCTGCACGTCCGCCGACGTGCCCGCGACCACGGCCGAGTCCAAGGCCATGGCCAAGGCGCTCAAACGCAACGGGTTCACGTTCGTCGGACCGACCACCTGCTACGCCCTGATGCAGGCGACCGGCATGGTCGACGACCATCTGCTGGAGTGCGTGGCCCGTGGGCCGGCCGCCGGTGACGTGCCCGCCGAAGACTTGTCCGCCGGGGCGAGCAGCGTGAAGCCGAGGGAGTGA
- a CDS encoding PaaX family transcriptional regulator, translated as MQARSALFDLYGDHLRSRGGRAPVAALVQLLAPLGITAAAVRTAVSRMVRQGWLAPVRTPGGPGYALTDRAVRRLDEAAARIYRTRGSEWDGTWHLLVLPHVPDRSLRERLHAGLAFLGYARLGGDTWLAPRRSGEAESLLAADGVRPDSFTARDLGDPADLAARAFDLAALGRAYQQWLRDARTHGREDPGATAAEGGAMEGAMVGEDGDRRAFADRSRLVHEWRKFLFTDPGLPPALLPADWPGDTAAAYFDTHAAALLPAAARFVDTCLAQTGGTT; from the coding sequence ATGCAGGCACGTTCGGCGCTTTTCGACCTCTACGGCGACCACCTCCGGTCACGTGGCGGCCGGGCGCCGGTGGCCGCGCTGGTCCAGTTGCTGGCGCCGCTCGGAATCACCGCCGCGGCGGTGCGGACCGCGGTGTCCCGGATGGTCCGGCAGGGCTGGCTGGCGCCGGTCCGTACGCCGGGTGGGCCCGGCTACGCGCTCACCGACCGTGCCGTGCGCCGGCTCGACGAGGCCGCGGCCCGCATCTACCGCACCCGCGGCAGCGAGTGGGACGGAACCTGGCATCTGCTGGTCCTCCCCCACGTACCCGACCGGAGCCTTCGCGAACGACTGCACGCCGGCCTGGCGTTCCTCGGGTACGCCCGCCTCGGTGGGGACACCTGGCTGGCGCCACGCCGGTCCGGCGAGGCGGAATCCCTGCTGGCAGCGGACGGCGTACGCCCGGACAGCTTCACCGCCCGCGACCTCGGCGACCCGGCCGACCTGGCCGCCCGGGCCTTCGACCTGGCCGCGCTGGGTAGGGCGTACCAGCAGTGGCTGCGCGACGCCCGGACGCACGGACGGGAAGACCCGGGTGCCACTGCCGCGGAGGGAGGAGCCATGGAGGGAGCCATGGTGGGCGAGGACGGCGACCGGCGGGCGTTCGCGGACCGCAGCCGACTGGTGCACGAGTGGCGGAAGTTCCTGTTCACCGACCCCGGCCTGCCGCCGGCCCTGCTTCCCGCCGACTGGCCCGGGGACACGGCCGCGGCGTACTTCGACACCCACGCCGCCGCCCTGCTCCCGGCCGCGGCCAGATTCGTCGACACCTGCCTCGCCCAGACCGGAGGAACGACATGA
- a CDS encoding LOG family protein, with protein MESSTTDQRLLDTRGPSDWVHTDPWRVLRIQSEFVEGFGMLAELGSAISVFGSARTRPEDPMYAMAERVGRGLADAGYAVITGGGPGVMEAANKGASQAGGVSVGLGIELPFEQGMNPWVDVGINFRYFFVRKTMFVKYAQGFVVLPGGFGTFDELFEALTLIQTRKVTSFPLVLIGTSYWSGLLSWLRDTVLADGKIKPADLEMLHLTDDADEAVEFVLQASRRPAADTGNGSAEGDAVAVGNGGTGSTDGNGSAGGNGGTAGNGGPAGNGGNGAQVPPD; from the coding sequence GTGGAGTCCAGCACCACCGACCAGCGGCTGCTGGACACCCGCGGCCCCTCCGACTGGGTGCACACCGACCCCTGGCGGGTGCTGCGGATCCAGTCGGAGTTCGTCGAGGGCTTCGGCATGCTGGCCGAGCTCGGGTCGGCGATCAGCGTCTTCGGCAGCGCCCGCACCCGACCCGAGGACCCGATGTACGCGATGGCCGAGCGGGTGGGCCGCGGCCTCGCCGACGCCGGCTACGCCGTCATCACCGGCGGTGGGCCGGGAGTGATGGAGGCCGCCAACAAGGGCGCCAGCCAGGCCGGCGGGGTCTCGGTCGGCCTGGGCATCGAGCTGCCGTTCGAGCAGGGCATGAACCCCTGGGTCGACGTCGGCATCAACTTCCGCTACTTCTTCGTCCGCAAGACGATGTTCGTGAAGTACGCCCAGGGTTTCGTGGTGCTGCCCGGCGGGTTCGGCACCTTCGACGAGCTGTTCGAGGCGCTCACGCTCATCCAGACGCGCAAGGTCACGTCGTTCCCGCTGGTGCTGATCGGCACGTCCTACTGGTCGGGCCTGCTGAGCTGGCTGCGCGACACCGTGCTCGCCGACGGCAAGATCAAGCCGGCCGACCTGGAGATGCTGCACCTCACCGACGACGCCGACGAGGCCGTCGAGTTCGTCCTCCAGGCCTCGCGCAGGCCGGCCGCGGACACCGGGAACGGCAGCGCCGAGGGAGACGCCGTCGCCGTCGGCAACGGCGGTACGGGCAGCACGGACGGCAACGGCAGCGCCGGTGGAAACGGTGGGACAGCCGGGAACGGCGGGCCTGCCGGGAACGGCGGGAACGGCGCGCAGGTCCCGCCCGACTGA
- a CDS encoding enoyl-CoA hydratase-related protein, protein MTSPTDSPTDTSTEAAAVRATPVRYAVEAGVATITLNRPDAANSLDLATKEALRDAVAAAAADDSVRCVLLTGAGDRAFCAGQDLREHVAALRDRPLEEVWSTVPEHYIPIARGLATMPKPVVAAVNGVAAGAGAALAFACDFRVLSDTAGFNLAFTAIGLSCDTGTSWTLPRLVGHARAVDLLMRPRTISAEEAERIGLATSVVPAADLAGAACALARELAAGPTVAYAAVREALAYASHSSLEEALEFEGATMRRCGATADHANAVAAFVAKRRPEFEGR, encoded by the coding sequence ATGACCTCACCGACCGACTCGCCCACCGACACATCCACCGAGGCGGCGGCCGTGCGGGCCACGCCGGTCCGGTACGCCGTGGAGGCGGGCGTGGCCACGATCACGCTGAACCGCCCGGACGCCGCGAACTCCCTGGACCTGGCCACCAAGGAGGCACTGCGCGACGCCGTCGCGGCCGCGGCGGCCGACGACTCCGTGCGCTGCGTCCTGCTCACCGGCGCCGGCGACCGGGCCTTCTGCGCCGGCCAGGACCTCCGCGAACACGTCGCCGCGCTGCGCGACCGGCCGCTGGAGGAGGTCTGGTCCACCGTCCCGGAGCACTACATCCCGATCGCGCGGGGCCTGGCGACCATGCCCAAGCCGGTGGTCGCGGCGGTCAACGGCGTGGCCGCCGGGGCCGGCGCCGCGCTGGCCTTCGCCTGCGACTTCCGGGTGCTGTCCGACACCGCGGGGTTCAACCTCGCGTTCACCGCGATCGGGTTGTCCTGCGACACCGGCACCTCGTGGACACTGCCCCGGCTGGTCGGGCACGCCCGGGCGGTGGACCTGCTGATGCGGCCGCGCACCATCTCGGCGGAGGAGGCCGAACGCATCGGGCTGGCCACGTCGGTGGTTCCCGCGGCCGACCTGGCCGGCGCGGCGTGCGCACTGGCCCGCGAGCTCGCCGCCGGGCCGACGGTCGCCTACGCGGCGGTACGGGAGGCACTCGCGTACGCCTCGCACAGCTCGCTGGAGGAGGCGCTGGAGTTCGAGGGCGCGACCATGCGGCGCTGCGGCGCCACCGCCGACCACGCCAACGCGGTGGCGGCGTTCGTGGCCAAGCGCCGGCCGGAGTTCGAGGGCCGCTGA
- a CDS encoding GNAT family N-acetyltransferase, translating into MARAHRPEPDEELSRAVEVFARGYAFTRSVTHPYLPERLPERERQGGTGRPGAVWVLRDAPRRDPRRYRREEWVGHGPGAADLDAPARAHARTHFVLSVIRALDEPAGPLREAYKSRGFRFGGGEPLMVHRLGRVPTSPAARTADGRAVRTTRVTTSELAERLGAATRRRPLGPELLAEESPRRQYAALAAGEVVGWVSSVVVRLTDDSVATWCADLYVPAEHRRRGIARALVARVLRDDRKYASTASVLTASRAGTELYRNAGYEQIGELLLFQPPKP; encoded by the coding sequence ATGGCGCGCGCTCACCGGCCCGAGCCCGACGAGGAGCTCTCCCGGGCGGTCGAGGTGTTCGCGCGAGGCTATGCGTTCACGCGCAGCGTGACCCACCCCTACCTGCCCGAGCGCCTCCCCGAACGCGAACGCCAGGGCGGGACGGGCAGGCCGGGCGCGGTGTGGGTGCTCCGCGACGCGCCGAGGCGCGACCCTCGCAGGTACCGCCGCGAGGAGTGGGTGGGGCACGGTCCCGGCGCGGCCGACCTCGACGCCCCGGCTCGTGCCCACGCCCGTACCCACTTCGTCCTGTCGGTGATCCGCGCGCTCGACGAGCCGGCCGGGCCGTTGCGCGAGGCGTACAAGTCCCGTGGCTTCCGGTTCGGCGGCGGCGAGCCACTGATGGTCCACCGGCTCGGCCGGGTGCCCACCTCGCCGGCCGCGCGCACCGCCGACGGGAGGGCCGTGCGGACCACCCGGGTGACGACGTCCGAGCTCGCCGAACGCCTGGGCGCCGCGACCCGCCGGCGGCCGCTCGGGCCGGAGCTTCTCGCCGAGGAAAGCCCGCGGCGCCAGTACGCCGCGCTCGCCGCGGGGGAGGTCGTCGGCTGGGTCAGCAGTGTCGTCGTACGCCTCACCGACGACTCGGTTGCCACCTGGTGCGCCGACCTGTACGTCCCGGCCGAGCACCGGCGGCGCGGCATCGCCCGCGCCCTGGTGGCGCGGGTGCTGCGCGACGACCGGAAGTACGCCTCCACCGCGTCGGTCCTCACCGCCAGCCGAGCCGGCACCGAGCTCTACCGGAACGCCGGCTACGAGCAGATCGGTGAGCTGCTGCTGTTCCAGCCCCCGAAACCGTGA